TAGGACTTGAAACATTAGCTTATTTTATAGGAGAAGAATTAGATACTATACAAGATGTATACGAACCATATCTTCTTCAAAAAGGATTTATAGTTAGAATGCCAAGAGGAAGAAAAGCTACGGAAAAAGCATATAGGCATCTAAAAAGAGAGTTTAAAGAGCAAACTAAGTTAACGTAAGAGGAGTGACAATTGTGAAAGTAAAAGACTTTGATTTTTATTTACCACAGGAGTTAATTGCGCAACATCCTATGGAAAAAAGAGATGAATCTAGATTAATGGTGGTAGATAGAAAAAGTGGACAGATTGAACACAAAATTTTTAGAGATATACTAGGATATTTAAATGAAGGTGATTGTTTAGTACTAAACAATACAAGAGTTCTTCCAGCAAGACTTATAGGTGAAAAAGAAAATACTGGCGGTAAGATAGAATTTTTGCTTTTAAGAAGAATTGAAGGAGATACTTGGGAGACTTTAGTTAAGCCAGGTAAAAAAGCTAAAATAGGTGCTAGATTTGTATTCGGTTCTGGAGAGTTAAAAGCAGAAGTAAAATCTATGGGTGAAGACGGAAGTAGAATAATTGAATTTGAATATGAAGGAATATTTGAAGAAGTTTTAGATAAACTTGGACAAATGCCACTTCCTCCATATATAACAGAAAGATTAGAAGACAAAGAAAGATATCAAACAGTATATTCAAAAGAAAAAGGTTCTGCTGCAGCTCCAACTGCTGGACTTCATTTTACAGAAGAACTTTTAAAAGAAATAAAAGAAAAGGGAATAAAAATTGCCTTTGTAACATTACATGTAGGACTTGGTACTTTTAGACCTGTTAAAGTAGAAAATATCGAAGAACATCATATGCATTCTGAGTATTATACAATGTCAAAGGAAACAGCAGACATTATAAATAATACAAAAGAAAATGGTGGAAAGATAATTGCTGTTGGTACTACATCATGTAGAACCCTTGAAACTATAGGAGATGAAGATGGAAAAGTTAGAGAAACTTCAGGATGGACTGATATTTTCATGTATCCTGGATATAAGTTTAAAGTAGTTGACAGATTAATTACTAATTTTCATCTACCACAATCAACACTTCTTATGCTAGTAAGTGCATTTTCAAGTAGAGAGAATATAATGAATGCATACAAAGAAGCCGTAAAAAACAAATATAGATTCTTTAGTTTTGGAGACGCTATGTTTTTAAAATAAAACATCTCAACACTAATATATATATTAATTGGAAGGAGAAAACAAAGTGTTCAAAGTACATAAAAAGGACGGAAATGCTAGAAGAGGGGAATTTATAACACCTCATGGAGTAATCCAAACTCCAGTATTTATGAATGTAGGTACACTTGCTGCAATTAAGGGAGCAGTATCTACTATGGATTTAAAGGATATAAGATGTCAAGTAGAGCTATCTAACACATATCATCTTCATTTAAGACCAGGTGATAAAGTTATAAAACAATTAGGTGGACTTCATAAATTTATGAATTGGGATAGACCAATACTTACAGACTCAGGTGGATTCCAAGTGTTCTCACTGGCAAAGATGAGAAAAATTAAAGAAGAAGGAGTATATTTCAGATCTCATATAGATGGTAGAAAAATATTTATGGGACCAGAAGAAAGTATGCAAATTCAAAGCAATTTAGCTTCAACTATTGCTATGGCATTTGATGAATGTGTTGAAAATCCAGCACCAAGAGAATATGTAGAAAAGTCGGTAGCAAGAACTACAAGATGGCTTGAAAGATGTAAAAAAGAAATGGATAGATTAAATTCATTAGATGATACAATAAATAAAAAACAAATGTTATTTGGAATAAATCAAGGTGGAGTTTATGATGATATAAGAATAGCTCATGCAAAAGAAATTGCGAAACTAGATTTAGATGGATATGCAATTGGTGGTCTTGCAGTTGGAGAAACTCACGAAGAAATGTATAGAGTTATAGAATCTGTAGAGCCATACCTTCCACAAGATAAACCAAGATATTTAATGGGAGTTGGTATTCCAAGTAATATATTAGAGGCAGTTTCAAGGGGAGTAGATTTCTTTGATTGTGTACTTCCAGCTAGAAACGGAAGACATGGTCATGTGTTTACTAAATATGGTAAAATAAATTTATTAAATGCTAAATTTGAATTAGACACAAAACCAATTGATGAGGGTTGTGATTGTCCAGCATGCAGACATTATTCAAGGGCTTATATAAGACATTTATTTAAAGCTAAAGAAATGCTTGCTATGCGTCTTTGTGTATTACATAATTTATATTTCTATAATAAACTTATGGAAGATATAAGAGATGCAATAGATGGTGGATATTTTAACGACTTTAAAGAACAAAAATTAGAAGAATGGGGAGGAAGAGCTTAGGACTTTTTCTCACAATATAAGAGTGAATTATATAAGTTAAGGAGGTGTAAGTATGCCAAAGGGTCTTGGTACTATAATACCGTTTATATTTATGATAGTTATACTTTATGCAGTTATTTTAATTCCAGAAAAGAAGAGAAAAACAAAGTACAAATCAATGTTAGATAATCTAAAAGTAAATGATGAGATTATAACTAGAGGTGGAATTGTAGGGAAGATTGAAAGAATTCATGAAGATTTCTTTATAATTTCAACAGGTCCAGATAAGGTTAAATTAAAGTTAACTAGAAATGGCGTAGGAATGGTTTTAGAGAAAAAGGAAGAAATAATATAAGTAATAAAATACCTCCTAAAAACATAAATATTAGTTAAATGGGAGGTGTTTTAATTGGAAAGCAGGGGTAATGCGGTTTACATTGGACAAGGAGTTTTAAGAAGTTTCTTTTTAACACTGACAATGCTAATAGTTTACTCTATAGTAACATATTTTACTAAGTTTAATCCTAAAGTAGATTCTGTATTTTTTGTAGTTGTAACAGCTTTTAGTGTTATGTATGGTACTTTATATGCTGTAAAGAAAATAAAGAAAAAAGGATGGATAACTGGACTTTTAGTTTCTATATTTTATATACTTATAGTATTTTTAGTATCAGCTATAAATGGTAGAGGATTTGCAATATCAAGTCTTACAATATTAAGAATGTTTCTTGCTATTTTTGTAGGAACTTTATCAGGAATGCTTGGAGTAAATATATAAATTGGCTTTATTTAATAAGTAAACTATGATATAATCTTACAGGATAATTTTATAATGGGAATGGAGGAAGTGCTATGAAACATATAAAGACAGTAAACAAAAAAAACATAAAAGAAAGTTTAAATAGACCAGGATGTAAAGAATGTGCTAACTCATGTCAATCAGCATGTAAAACATCTTGCACAGTTGCTAATTTAGCTTGTGAAAACTAATAAAAACTAGCATTAACTAAGCAGTAACTAAGGTTACTGCTTTACGTTTATATAAGGAGGAAAAAAAATTGGCTTTAATTCATAAATTTATTCAAGATGGACAATATTTCGTTTTAGATGTAAATACAGGTGCTGTACATATAGTGGACGAGCTAGTTTATGATTTACTAGATGATGAAGCTTTAAAATCACAAGAAGAACTTATAAAGGAATTTAAAAATAAATATTCAGAAGAAGAAATAAAAGAGGTTTATTCTGAAATAGTAGAACTTAAAAAAGAAGGATACTTATATTCAGAAGATACTTATGAAGAAATCGCAAGAAATAGTATGAAGTCTAAGGACTTTATAAAGGCACTATGTCTTAATGTAACACATGATTGTAATTTAAGATGTAAATATTGCTTTGCTGATGAAGGAAAGTATCATGGTGCAAGAAAAGTTATGTCACCTGAAGTTGGAAAAAAAGCCATAGACTTTGTAATAGCTCACAGTGGTCCAAGAAAAAATATAGAAGTTGACTTATTTGGTGGAGAACCTTTAATTGCTATAAAAGAAATAAAAGAAATAATAGCATATGCTAGAGAACAAGAAAAAATTCATAATAAAGTTATAAGATTTACAATGACAACTAATGCTCTTCTATTAAATGATGAAATAATGGAATATATGGATAAAGAAATGGGAAATATAGTATTGAGCATAGATGGAAGAAAAGAAGTTAATGACAATACTAGAATCAGAGTAAATGGAAGCGGAACATATGATGCTATACTTCCAAAGATAAAAGAAATGGTAGATAAAAGAGATAAATCTAAACAGTATTATGTAAGAGGAACATTTACAAGAGATAATACTGATTTTTATTATGACGTAAAACACTTAGCAGATTTAGGTTTTGAAGAAGTATCAGTTGAACCAGTTGTACTTCCAGATGAACATGAACTTTCTCTAAGAGAAGAAGATTTACCTACAATATTTGAAAACTATGATTTACTATATAAAGATATGCTTAAAAGATATGAAGAAAATAGAGAGTTTAAATTCTATCACTTTAACATAGATCTTCAAGGAGGACCATGTGTATATAAGAGAATATCTGGATGTGGAGCAGGTCACGAATATATAGCTGTAACTCCAGATGGAGAAATATATCCATGTCATCAGTTTGTTGGAAATGAAGACTTCAAAATAGGAACAATCTATGATGAAGATGAAAAATTAAACTTTGACATTGCAAAACAATTTAAAGAAGCTCATATTTACAATAAACCACAATGTAGAGATTGCTGGGCTAAATTCTATTGCAGTGGTGGATGTCAAGCAAATAATTACAATTTCAATGGAGATATACATAAACCATATGAAATTGGATGTAAGATGCAGAAAAAAAGGATAGAATGTGCTATTGCCCTAAAAGCAACTAAAATGGATAAATAGTTCAAAAAATGCCTGTTATTGACTATAGCATCTAAAAGTAATATAATAATGTATTATGCGTGAAAAAGATGCTTTCAAAGGGGGATAAACATGAGAAACGGAAGAAACGCTAAATCCCAAAAAAACAAAAGCATAGCACTTTTTGTTGCGGTGGTAGTTGCCATAGGTATATTAGCATATGGCGGTTTTTTTGGAATAAAAAATATTTGTGGCTACAGAGTAAAACCCTTTAGTGAGTCTATAAATAAAGGACTTGACCTTCAAGGGGGTATATCTGTATTAGAAGAAGTCAAAGGTAAAGATGTTAGTAATGAAACTATAGAAAGAACCATAGAATTACTTTCTATGAGAGTTAACCCTGAAGGGGTTAAGGAAACTTCCGTTCAAAGGGAAGGAAAAAACAGAATTAGAATTGAAATTCCAGGAGAATTTGATTCTAAAAAGGTGCTAGAAAGCATAGGTAAAACTGGTAAACTTGAATTTAAAGGTCCAGATGGTAAGGTTATTTTAACAGGAGCAGATGTTAAAGACGCAACAGCATATTATGATGATATGCAAAAACCTACAATAGGACTAGAACTTAAAGCTGACGGGGCTAAAAAGTTTGCAGAAGCAACTCAAAAATTCTTAGGAAAAAGAATAACAATTTACATGGATGGAGAAGTTCTAACTAGTCCTAATGTTCAATCAGTAATTACTGGTGGAAAAGCTACAATTACTGGAAGTTCTTCTTTAGAAGAAGCAAAGCATCAAGCAAGTGTAATAAAATCAGGAGCTCTTCCTGTAAGCCTAGAAGCAGTTGAATTTAAAACTGTAGGTGCAACTTTAGGTGCAAATGCATTACCTTTAAGCATAAAAGCAGGAGCCATTGGTATAGGATTAGTATTAATATTTATGCTTTTATACTACAGGGGACCAGGACTTATGGCAGATATCGCTTTAATATTCTATGTATTAATTGTACTTGGAACATTTGTTGCGGTTAAAGCTACATTAACTTTATCAGGAATCGCAGGATTCTTGCTTACTGTTGGTATGGCAGTAGATGCCAATGTTCTTATATTTGAAAGAATAAAAGAAGAATTAAAGCTTGGAAAAAGTTTGAAAGTAGCAGTAGATGCTGGATTTAATAGAGCACTATCATCTATTTTAGATTCTAATATAACAACAATAATAGCAGGTGTTGTACTTTATTATTTAGGATCAGGTGCTGTTAAAGGATTTGCCCTTACTCTTATGATAGGTATAGTATTAAGTATATTTACCGCTCTTACAGTAACAAGAATGTTAATAAAATTAGGTATGAATATGGGATTATTAAGCAAAGCTTCCCATTTTGGCGTTAAAAGGGGGTAAGGTAAATGCTTAAAATTATAGAGAAAACTAAAATATGGTTTGCTATATCCTTAACAGTAATAATACTTGGTATGGTTTGTTTAGGAGTAAAGGGATTAAATTATGGTATCGACTTTAAAGGTGGTACTGTAGTTACTATAGAAATGGGAAAAAACTTTAATCAAAAGACTAAAGAAGAAGCAGATAAGATAATTAAAAAATACGATCCAGCAGCGTCAAGTTACATAGCTAATGAAACTCAACTAGAAATAAAAAGCAATAACTTAGAAAGCAACTCTATAAACAAAATGTTTGGAGAGTTAAAAACTAAGTATAAATTAAAAGATACTGCATTAGTATCTCAAAACAATGTTGGACCTTCAGTAGGTAATGAACTTAAGAAGAAAGCAGCTGGAGCATTAGTAATTGCAACAATTGCAATGCTTATATATATAGGATTTAGATTTGAAATTAAATTTGGTATAGCAGCAATACTAGCATTGCTTCACGACATATTAATAACTTTAGGAGTATATGCATTTACTCAAATACCAATAAATACTCCATTTATAGCAGGTATGCTGACCATAGTAGGATATTCTATCAATGATACTATAGTTATTTTTGATAGAATAAGAGAAAACAGAAGAAAATTAAGAGGAAGAAATATAATTGAAATTGTAAATGTTAGTATTACTCAAACTATGTCAAGATCTATAAATACAGTTCTTACAACATTATTTACAATAGTTTCAGTTTATATATTTGTACCTTCTGTTAGAGACTTTACATTCCCATTAATAATAGGAATAGTAAGTGGAGCATATTCTTCAATATTTATAGCAAGTCCAATTTGGGTTTTATTAAGAAAATTTGGAAATAAAAAAGAAGAATAATATTAAAGAATAAAAAATATAATATAAAGAAAAAGCTAATTCCAGTTGGAGTTAGCTTTTTTTATATATTATTACAAAATAACACTACAATTAATGACATATTGTATTATTAAGAAAAAAATATTTGTAATAATTAAGAATTTAAATTATAATATTATTTGCTTCCTATAAATTTTGGGGGATTGTAATATGAAAAACGACTATTCTTGTAAAAATTTTTTAAACTTAATAAATATAAATAATTCATTTCCTTTAATAAAAGTAAATGAAGCTTCAAAGCGAATTAGTAGAGCTGTAAATAAGAGAGAAAAAATAGTTATTTGTGGTTCTTATGATTTGGACGGAATAACAAGCGTTTCATTACTTATATTAATACTTAAGTATCTAAATGCGGATGTAGAATATTATATACCTGATACCCTACAAAAAGGAGATACATTTAATTGTGATATTATAGAAAATCATATAAAATTATTAGGAGCAAGTTTGATTATAACAGTAGGGTGTGGAATTAATTCTATAGAAGAAGTAGAACTATGTAGAAGCCTTGGAATAGACATAATAATTACAGACTATCATAGGCCTAAAGGAAATATACCAAATACTATAGTTGTAGATCCTAATGATGGTTTATCTAAATACTCTTTTAAAAATTTCAATGCCGTTGGAATTGCTTATAAATTAGCAGAGTCTATAGCTGAACATTATCATGTTAAGTGCATAGAAAAGTATTTGGATTTAGTGGCGCTAGGCATAGCATCTAGTGATGTTCCTCTAGTAGGGGAAAATTTAGATATGTTAAAAAAAGGAATGA
This Clostridium novyi NT DNA region includes the following protein-coding sequences:
- the queA gene encoding tRNA preQ1(34) S-adenosylmethionine ribosyltransferase-isomerase QueA, translated to MKVKDFDFYLPQELIAQHPMEKRDESRLMVVDRKSGQIEHKIFRDILGYLNEGDCLVLNNTRVLPARLIGEKENTGGKIEFLLLRRIEGDTWETLVKPGKKAKIGARFVFGSGELKAEVKSMGEDGSRIIEFEYEGIFEEVLDKLGQMPLPPYITERLEDKERYQTVYSKEKGSAAAPTAGLHFTEELLKEIKEKGIKIAFVTLHVGLGTFRPVKVENIEEHHMHSEYYTMSKETADIINNTKENGGKIIAVGTTSCRTLETIGDEDGKVRETSGWTDIFMYPGYKFKVVDRLITNFHLPQSTLLMLVSAFSSRENIMNAYKEAVKNKYRFFSFGDAMFLK
- the tgt gene encoding tRNA guanosine(34) transglycosylase Tgt, with amino-acid sequence MFKVHKKDGNARRGEFITPHGVIQTPVFMNVGTLAAIKGAVSTMDLKDIRCQVELSNTYHLHLRPGDKVIKQLGGLHKFMNWDRPILTDSGGFQVFSLAKMRKIKEEGVYFRSHIDGRKIFMGPEESMQIQSNLASTIAMAFDECVENPAPREYVEKSVARTTRWLERCKKEMDRLNSLDDTINKKQMLFGINQGGVYDDIRIAHAKEIAKLDLDGYAIGGLAVGETHEEMYRVIESVEPYLPQDKPRYLMGVGIPSNILEAVSRGVDFFDCVLPARNGRHGHVFTKYGKINLLNAKFELDTKPIDEGCDCPACRHYSRAYIRHLFKAKEMLAMRLCVLHNLYFYNKLMEDIRDAIDGGYFNDFKEQKLEEWGGRA
- the yajC gene encoding preprotein translocase subunit YajC, whose protein sequence is MPKGLGTIIPFIFMIVILYAVILIPEKKRKTKYKSMLDNLKVNDEIITRGGIVGKIERIHEDFFIISTGPDKVKLKLTRNGVGMVLEKKEEII
- a CDS encoding TIGR04086 family membrane protein, giving the protein MESRGNAVYIGQGVLRSFFLTLTMLIVYSIVTYFTKFNPKVDSVFFVVVTAFSVMYGTLYAVKKIKKKGWITGLLVSIFYILIVFLVSAINGRGFAISSLTILRMFLAIFVGTLSGMLGVNI
- the scfA gene encoding six-cysteine ranthipeptide SCIFF; the encoded protein is MKHIKTVNKKNIKESLNRPGCKECANSCQSACKTSCTVANLACEN
- the scfB gene encoding thioether cross-link-forming SCIFF peptide maturase — translated: MALIHKFIQDGQYFVLDVNTGAVHIVDELVYDLLDDEALKSQEELIKEFKNKYSEEEIKEVYSEIVELKKEGYLYSEDTYEEIARNSMKSKDFIKALCLNVTHDCNLRCKYCFADEGKYHGARKVMSPEVGKKAIDFVIAHSGPRKNIEVDLFGGEPLIAIKEIKEIIAYAREQEKIHNKVIRFTMTTNALLLNDEIMEYMDKEMGNIVLSIDGRKEVNDNTRIRVNGSGTYDAILPKIKEMVDKRDKSKQYYVRGTFTRDNTDFYYDVKHLADLGFEEVSVEPVVLPDEHELSLREEDLPTIFENYDLLYKDMLKRYEENREFKFYHFNIDLQGGPCVYKRISGCGAGHEYIAVTPDGEIYPCHQFVGNEDFKIGTIYDEDEKLNFDIAKQFKEAHIYNKPQCRDCWAKFYCSGGCQANNYNFNGDIHKPYEIGCKMQKKRIECAIALKATKMDK
- the secD gene encoding protein translocase subunit SecD; protein product: MRNGRNAKSQKNKSIALFVAVVVAIGILAYGGFFGIKNICGYRVKPFSESINKGLDLQGGISVLEEVKGKDVSNETIERTIELLSMRVNPEGVKETSVQREGKNRIRIEIPGEFDSKKVLESIGKTGKLEFKGPDGKVILTGADVKDATAYYDDMQKPTIGLELKADGAKKFAEATQKFLGKRITIYMDGEVLTSPNVQSVITGGKATITGSSSLEEAKHQASVIKSGALPVSLEAVEFKTVGATLGANALPLSIKAGAIGIGLVLIFMLLYYRGPGLMADIALIFYVLIVLGTFVAVKATLTLSGIAGFLLTVGMAVDANVLIFERIKEELKLGKSLKVAVDAGFNRALSSILDSNITTIIAGVVLYYLGSGAVKGFALTLMIGIVLSIFTALTVTRMLIKLGMNMGLLSKASHFGVKRG
- the secF gene encoding protein translocase subunit SecF → MLKIIEKTKIWFAISLTVIILGMVCLGVKGLNYGIDFKGGTVVTIEMGKNFNQKTKEEADKIIKKYDPAASSYIANETQLEIKSNNLESNSINKMFGELKTKYKLKDTALVSQNNVGPSVGNELKKKAAGALVIATIAMLIYIGFRFEIKFGIAAILALLHDILITLGVYAFTQIPINTPFIAGMLTIVGYSINDTIVIFDRIRENRRKLRGRNIIEIVNVSITQTMSRSINTVLTTLFTIVSVYIFVPSVRDFTFPLIIGIVSGAYSSIFIASPIWVLLRKFGNKKEE
- a CDS encoding DHH family phosphoesterase, producing MKNDYSCKNFLNLININNSFPLIKVNEASKRISRAVNKREKIVICGSYDLDGITSVSLLILILKYLNADVEYYIPDTLQKGDTFNCDIIENHIKLLGASLIITVGCGINSIEEVELCRSLGIDIIITDYHRPKGNIPNTIVVDPNDGLSKYSFKNFNAVGIAYKLAESIAEHYHVKCIEKYLDLVALGIASSDVPLVGENLDMLKKGMSYITDSNNHGIKALTEINNIEYIDFLTLKKMCKMVMPKVNAVGRMDDARIVVELFTTADSERARRIAKYINKKNEFELKKVMIK